Below is a genomic region from Streptomyces ferrugineus.
GTCGGCGGCCTCGCGGGCGCTGTACGGGCGTCCGGTGAGCAGCATCTCCAGGGCGTGGGTGCGCGGGATCTGGCGTTGCAGCCGGACCGTGGAGCCGCCGATCGGGAACAGGCCGCGCTTGACCTCGAACAGGCCGAAGGTCGCCGACTCGCCCGCGACGCGGATGTCGGTGCCCTGGAGCATCTCGGTGCCGCCCGCGACGCAGTACCCCTCGACGGCGGCGATCACCGGCTTGCGGGGGCGGTGGTGGCGCAGCATCGCCTTCCAGTGCAGGTCGGGATCGGCCTTGAGCCGGTCGCGGTACTGCTCCCCCGCCATGCCCTGCCCGGCCAGGGCCTTGAGGTCCATGCCCGCGCAGAACGAGCCGCCCGCACCGGTGAACACGATCGAGCGGACCGTGTCGTCGGCGTCGGCCTCGAGCCAGC
It encodes:
- a CDS encoding crotonase/enoyl-CoA hydratase family protein, with the protein product MGGTEHLTVQREGATLVLTLNRPQAKNALSLAMLVGLYDGWLEADADDTVRSIVFTGAGGSFCAGMDLKALAGQGMAGEQYRDRLKADPDLHWKAMLRHHRPRKPVIAAVEGYCVAGGTEMLQGTDIRVAGESATFGLFEVKRGLFPIGGSTVRLQRQIPRTHALEMLLTGRPYSAREAADIGLIGHVVPDGTALTRALEIAEQINACGPLAVEAVKASVYDTAEMTETDGLAAELGRGWPIFDTADAKEGARAFAQKRPPVYKRS